A single window of Nyctibius grandis isolate bNycGra1 chromosome Z, bNycGra1.pri, whole genome shotgun sequence DNA harbors:
- the NSMCE1 gene encoding non-structural maintenance of chromosomes element 1 homolog — protein sequence MAAQMTDAHRRFLQALMSHGIMEGSEARKLHRRCCEIHKVYYAHDKLDDFISTINSHLQPLFMQIRKGMSEADGRAHYALVNLAETEITKMASDYTENELELFRKTMDLIISSENGFASSTDILNLADQLKTKKMKKKEAEQVLKVFVEDKWLSERNGEYTLHTRCIIEMEQYILSNYQDVARKCNICHSLAIQSQVCESCGTGMHLPCVRKYFRAQTEPRCPKCNDFWSCDIPGMSQTDSQSPSKTGRAEKSFIPSTRRC from the exons ATGGCAGCTCAGATGACTGACGCTCATCGGCGGTTCTTGCAGGCCCTGATGTCTCATGGGATAATGGAAGGATCAGAGGCTAGGAAATTACACAGGCGCTGCTGTGAAATCCATAAAG tctacTACGCGCACGACAAACTGGATGATTTCATCAGTACTATTAACAGCCATCTGCAGCCTCTGTTCATGCAGATCCGGAAGGGAATGTCGGAAGCCGACGGGAGAGCGCATTACGCGTTA gtgAATTTGGCAGAAACTGAAATAACTAAAATGGCGTCTGACTATACAGAAAATGAATTGGAATTGTTCAGAAAAACG ATGGACCTAATCATTTCATCAGAAAATGGCTTTGCCTCttctacagatattttaaacttAGCTGACCAACttaagacaaagaaaatgaagaaaaaggaagcgGAACAAGTGCTGAAAGTTTTTGTTGAGGATAAGTGGCTCTCTGAG AGAAATGGGGAATATACTCTGCATACTCGCTGCATAATTGAGATGGAACAATACATTCTCAGCAACTACCAAGACGTGGCAAGGAAGTGTAACATCTGTCACAGCCTTGCCATCCAG AGCCAAGTGTGTGAATCCTGTGGAACTGGAATGCATTTACCTTGTGTCAGGAAGTACTTCAGAGCTCAGACTGAACCACGCTGTCCGAAGTGTAATGACTTCTGGTCTTGTGACATTCCAG gtATGAGTCAGACAGACTCCCAGTCACCATCAAAaacagggagagcagagaagagCTTCATTCCCAGCACTAGACGATGCTAG